A genomic segment from uncultured Desulfuromonas sp. encodes:
- a CDS encoding (deoxy)nucleoside triphosphate pyrophosphohydrolase, with translation MYPLLVVAALVFHDDKLLITERPAGKKHAGFWEFPGGKLEKNEAPLCALKRELREEIDLEVTECSIFDVVYHRYDEQPVLLMVYRCQSNTTQVRHLEVSDHAWIDVKELRDYPMLPADDELIEQVIEKTAPQ, from the coding sequence ATGTATCCGTTATTGGTTGTTGCCGCTCTGGTATTTCATGACGATAAACTCCTGATCACTGAGCGCCCAGCGGGTAAAAAGCACGCTGGCTTCTGGGAGTTCCCCGGCGGGAAACTGGAAAAGAATGAAGCGCCACTCTGTGCGCTTAAAAGAGAGCTGCGTGAAGAGATTGATCTGGAAGTGACCGAGTGCAGCATCTTTGATGTGGTCTACCACCGATACGATGAGCAGCCGGTTCTGCTGATGGTTTATCGCTGCCAGAGCAACACAACTCAGGTTCGCCACCTGGAGGTGAGTGACCATGCCTGGATTGATGTAAAAGAACTTCGTGACTATCCGATGCTCCCTGCTGATGATGAATTGATCGAACAGGTGATAGAAAAAACCGCGCCGCAATGA
- the ubiE gene encoding bifunctional demethylmenaquinone methyltransferase/2-methoxy-6-polyprenyl-1,4-benzoquinol methylase UbiE: MFNLSEKGRGIRAMFDDIAPRYDLLNRLLSMGIDRHWRRFAVGKLRVPPGGMVLDMATGTGDVALEIASRTADSVMIIGEDFTQGMLVKGREKIAASPYRDRIKLVNAPCEAIPHPDNLFDGVTIAFGIRNVVDRQTGLAEMCRVLKPGGRAVILEFSTPKNPLFRSIYMTYFHKILPFVGGLFSKRTAYKYLPDSVAEFPDQETFKSMMSQAGFVDVVHHDLTFGIATVYVGVGPRAD, translated from the coding sequence ATGTTCAATCTTTCAGAGAAAGGGCGCGGTATCCGTGCCATGTTTGATGATATTGCCCCGCGCTACGATCTGTTGAATCGTCTTTTGTCCATGGGGATTGATCGCCATTGGCGTCGTTTTGCCGTTGGAAAATTGCGCGTGCCGCCTGGTGGTATGGTCCTGGACATGGCGACAGGGACAGGGGATGTCGCTCTGGAGATTGCATCACGAACGGCTGACTCTGTCATGATTATCGGCGAGGATTTTACGCAGGGCATGCTGGTTAAAGGGCGTGAGAAAATCGCTGCTTCACCCTACCGAGATCGAATCAAACTGGTCAATGCCCCCTGTGAAGCCATTCCTCATCCGGATAACCTGTTTGATGGCGTTACCATTGCGTTTGGTATCCGCAATGTTGTCGACAGGCAGACGGGACTGGCCGAAATGTGTCGTGTCCTCAAGCCGGGAGGGCGTGCAGTTATTCTGGAGTTTTCAACACCGAAAAATCCGCTGTTTCGTTCGATCTACATGACCTATTTTCACAAGATTCTGCCGTTTGTCGGCGGACTGTTCTCAAAGCGAACCGCCTATAAGTATTTGCCGGATTCCGTAGCGGAGTTCCCCGATCAGGAAACCTTTAAAAGTATGATGTCTCAGGCGGGGTTTGTTGATGTCGTTCATCATGATCTGACGTTTGGCATTGCCACCGTCTATGTTGGTGTTGGCCCACGAGCAGATTGA
- a CDS encoding flagellar protein FlaG yields the protein MEIQAVGLTGVAQQSVPKSSEDIDMSRKAKDYEAASEQASAAETNKVQPEELLNQIKSLTEDGLYSVRFENDDDANQLVVKVVDSKTDEVIRQVPAEEVLSLSVRLEELRGNIVNTEG from the coding sequence ATGGAAATTCAAGCAGTTGGCTTAACCGGTGTTGCTCAGCAGTCTGTACCAAAGTCGAGCGAAGACATCGACATGAGCCGTAAGGCCAAAGATTATGAGGCCGCTTCTGAACAGGCGTCTGCCGCTGAAACAAACAAAGTTCAGCCGGAAGAACTCCTCAATCAGATTAAATCTCTGACGGAAGATGGTCTGTACAGTGTACGTTTTGAAAACGATGACGATGCCAATCAATTGGTGGTCAAGGTTGTCGATTCAAAAACGGATGAAGTGATTCGCCAGGTGCCGGCAGAGGAAGTTTTGTCCCTGTCCGTGCGACTGGAGGAATTACGCGGTAATATTGTTAATACGGAAGGCTAA
- a CDS encoding PilZ domain-containing protein, which translates to MADFALFKYLEKPSLLRVYILLADDVKVRLEAVARIIAEPYLEIKFRPDELPMDKVRTGGKLLLSLDTRVGTVSMYAHIDEIVDSRVIRVMGMESFAYAQQREYFRVNTAIKVVYCKETLSSKPSPKVPTATVNLSGNGVLISAEEKFNAGEIYELEFHLPDAKGVLFCKALVVRVDEKLRGGYEVAMKYHDIEQEDRDRIISFCLAEQRRLLRTKVQIVGF; encoded by the coding sequence GTGGCGGACTTTGCGCTTTTTAAATATCTCGAAAAACCTAGTTTATTACGCGTTTATATCCTGCTTGCTGATGATGTGAAAGTCCGCTTGGAGGCTGTAGCGCGTATTATCGCTGAACCCTACCTGGAAATAAAATTCCGTCCTGACGAACTCCCCATGGATAAAGTGCGCACCGGTGGTAAGCTTCTGCTGTCGTTGGATACGCGTGTGGGTACGGTATCCATGTATGCGCATATTGATGAAATCGTCGATTCCCGCGTCATCCGCGTTATGGGGATGGAATCTTTTGCCTATGCCCAACAGCGAGAATATTTTCGCGTTAATACGGCGATTAAGGTGGTTTACTGCAAAGAAACACTGTCATCAAAACCCTCTCCAAAGGTTCCTACGGCGACCGTTAATCTCAGTGGCAACGGTGTTTTGATCTCGGCGGAAGAAAAATTCAATGCCGGGGAAATCTATGAGCTTGAGTTTCATCTGCCTGATGCCAAAGGTGTGTTGTTTTGTAAAGCACTGGTTGTGCGTGTCGATGAAAAGCTGCGTGGCGGCTACGAAGTTGCCATGAAGTATCACGACATTGAACAGGAAGATCGTGATCGGATTATTTCTTTTTGCCTTGCGGAACAACGGCGTTTGTTACGCACCAAGGTTCAGATTGTCGGTTTCTAA
- the fliD gene encoding flagellar filament capping protein FliD, which yields MSSITFSGLATGLDTDDIVSELMALERAPLDRLEAQKETEATRLAAFKQLDTRLDALRDAVGDLNITSEVRTSSINLSSEDALTASSNGAASGSYDVSVVQLAQMQKSVSVGVSSDTVAGLGTGTFTVAGETITVDESNNSLQGLAEAINALSDTTGVEASIINDGSGTNAYHLVLTGQDALTSFTASSDLVDSEGAAISFGLTETRSAQQAVAFVDGIKVVSSTNTVSGVIPGVTMHLGSVSDTTYAGTAEAGVDPWDWADPPQYEATLMTVEPDTDALKEKISTFVSSYNAIMDWISAGYDEFGAAAPTEAEIEAGAEDILSDVVRGDSTVNNIKRQLQNILSTQINTSGSMSVLSQLGISTQRDGSINLNEATLNSALEKDFDGVVSLFAGEVDTEGVMKKFNTALLQMTGSTSGMYAEKQERYDNAIKRLDDQIARTEPLIDKKEVTLRSRFAALELLVSDMNSQSTFLTQQMDMLTNMMTGNN from the coding sequence ATGTCCAGCATCACATTCAGCGGTTTGGCAACAGGGCTGGATACCGATGATATCGTTTCCGAGCTCATGGCTTTGGAGCGGGCTCCACTGGATCGTCTTGAGGCTCAAAAAGAGACTGAAGCGACTCGCCTTGCTGCGTTCAAACAGCTTGATACTCGTCTGGATGCTCTGCGTGATGCCGTTGGTGATCTCAATATTACTAGCGAGGTGCGTACCAGCAGCATTAATTTGAGTTCTGAAGATGCGTTGACCGCCAGCAGCAACGGCGCTGCCAGTGGCAGTTATGACGTATCTGTTGTTCAACTGGCTCAAATGCAAAAATCCGTCAGTGTCGGCGTCAGCTCTGATACGGTTGCGGGACTCGGCACGGGGACCTTCACGGTGGCAGGCGAAACGATCACCGTTGATGAAAGCAATAATTCACTTCAGGGCCTTGCTGAAGCGATCAATGCTCTCTCTGACACGACGGGTGTTGAAGCCAGTATTATCAATGATGGCAGCGGAACCAACGCCTATCATCTCGTATTGACTGGTCAGGATGCGCTGACGAGTTTTACGGCTTCAAGTGACCTTGTTGACAGTGAAGGTGCGGCAATCTCTTTTGGTTTGACCGAAACGCGTAGTGCGCAACAGGCAGTTGCCTTCGTCGATGGCATTAAGGTGGTTAGCAGTACCAACACGGTCAGTGGGGTGATTCCAGGGGTCACAATGCATCTCGGTTCTGTCAGTGATACAACCTACGCTGGCACGGCTGAAGCGGGTGTCGATCCTTGGGACTGGGCTGATCCTCCTCAGTATGAAGCGACGTTGATGACCGTTGAGCCGGACACGGATGCGCTGAAAGAAAAGATCAGCACATTTGTCAGCAGTTATAACGCCATCATGGATTGGATCTCTGCCGGTTATGATGAGTTTGGTGCTGCTGCACCGACGGAAGCCGAGATCGAAGCTGGTGCCGAAGATATTCTCAGTGATGTTGTGCGTGGCGACAGCACCGTTAACAACATCAAACGTCAGTTGCAGAATATTTTGTCCACTCAGATCAACACCAGTGGTTCCATGAGTGTGTTGTCGCAATTGGGCATTTCTACCCAGAGAGATGGCTCGATCAACCTCAATGAAGCAACGCTCAACAGTGCTTTGGAAAAAGATTTTGACGGTGTGGTCAGTTTGTTTGCTGGCGAAGTCGACACGGAAGGTGTCATGAAAAAGTTCAATACTGCGCTGCTGCAGATGACCGGATCGACATCCGGTATGTATGCAGAAAAGCAGGAACGTTATGACAATGCCATCAAGCGTTTGGATGATCAGATCGCGCGCACCGAACCGTTGATTGACAAAAAGGAAGTGACATTGCGTTCTCGATTTGCCGCCTTGGAGCTTCTGGTCAGTGACATGAATTCGCAAAGCACTTTCCTGACTCAGCAGATGGATATGTTAACGAACATGATGACGGGGAATAATTAA
- a CDS encoding flagellar hook-length control protein FliK, which yields MDIIGPTPVQLYNVHPTSPTQGVQDAVQHNLLLHQMIQATVLESTGRQVLLDLGQQKFKAQTDVEMQTGQKLNLEVVATEPRLKLQVVSPTTDNQLLRLIHLYDHRTEIGSSLKNLLGQRFSAAASGQSQPAVQSMGGGLNTASGVQSQNGPTLSSMSPAQNPGVQGPTSPGPMANTPLPTASVTTAAMPQAPVAQSGTNPTTVSSDIPPATQNTNAQAAAQIPSTPSPETPQPQMSTGNATSGVTQVVEPQNESVKAAQAPVDAKPVVSDDTAYIAQNRQVRDEIPVSLAPPSPQQVAGMTTLLHRLDSSSTVANALFTAINLVPLSAQQKKVVEGALTPEQWTQLESLAQELGSDLKASGARILFNLSHNLGLDYELLLSQQKSDQAAETLKGALMSLAENDDVPESVRENSRQMSQQLELLQLTRARFAQEGILFLPLPFEFMEQGYALVEQRSSGREGEGVSHVVTLNMSLEGLGAVQANVLFEQQALFVRILCEDEESQAALEENLTELEDALAPFSLRSIQVALGAEDPAVELINRLQPHHDNVFDARV from the coding sequence ATGGATATTATCGGCCCTACTCCCGTACAACTCTATAATGTGCATCCGACCTCACCGACTCAGGGTGTGCAAGATGCTGTGCAGCATAATTTGTTGCTTCATCAGATGATTCAGGCAACCGTGCTGGAGAGTACCGGCCGCCAGGTTTTGCTCGATCTCGGGCAGCAGAAGTTTAAAGCGCAGACCGATGTCGAAATGCAAACCGGTCAGAAGTTGAACCTTGAAGTCGTGGCGACAGAACCTCGGTTAAAACTTCAGGTCGTCTCGCCAACGACGGATAATCAACTTCTTCGCTTGATTCATCTCTATGACCATCGCACGGAAATCGGTTCTTCGCTAAAGAATCTATTAGGTCAGCGTTTTTCTGCTGCTGCAAGTGGGCAGTCTCAGCCTGCGGTTCAAAGCATGGGGGGGGGCTTAAATACGGCATCTGGAGTGCAGAGTCAGAATGGTCCCACACTTTCCTCCATGTCGCCTGCTCAGAACCCAGGCGTTCAAGGGCCCACTTCGCCTGGGCCCATGGCGAATACACCATTGCCAACCGCTTCAGTTACCACGGCTGCGATGCCACAAGCGCCGGTTGCACAGTCAGGGACCAACCCGACGACCGTTTCAAGTGATATTCCGCCTGCCACGCAGAACACGAATGCGCAGGCCGCAGCGCAAATTCCTTCAACACCATCGCCTGAGACGCCACAACCGCAAATGAGTACAGGCAACGCCACATCTGGCGTGACTCAGGTCGTTGAACCGCAAAATGAGTCAGTCAAAGCTGCTCAGGCTCCTGTTGACGCTAAACCGGTAGTGTCTGATGACACTGCATATATCGCACAGAATCGCCAAGTGCGAGACGAGATCCCTGTCTCTCTTGCGCCGCCGAGCCCACAACAGGTTGCCGGGATGACCACTCTGTTACATCGTCTTGATAGTTCCTCGACGGTGGCCAATGCCTTGTTTACAGCGATTAATCTTGTCCCTCTGAGTGCACAGCAGAAGAAAGTTGTTGAAGGCGCTCTGACACCGGAACAATGGACGCAACTGGAAAGTCTTGCACAGGAACTCGGCAGCGATTTGAAAGCCTCTGGGGCCAGAATTCTTTTTAATCTGTCTCATAATCTGGGGCTTGACTATGAGCTTCTTTTGTCACAACAAAAATCGGACCAGGCAGCTGAAACCCTTAAAGGGGCGTTGATGTCGCTGGCTGAAAATGATGATGTTCCGGAGAGTGTTCGTGAAAACAGTCGCCAAATGAGTCAGCAATTGGAACTGCTGCAATTGACACGGGCGCGCTTTGCTCAAGAGGGGATTCTCTTTTTACCACTGCCTTTTGAGTTCATGGAGCAGGGCTACGCGCTGGTTGAACAGCGCTCCAGTGGTCGTGAAGGCGAGGGTGTCAGTCACGTTGTGACGTTGAATATGTCACTCGAAGGACTTGGGGCCGTTCAGGCAAATGTGCTTTTTGAGCAGCAAGCGCTGTTCGTCAGAATTCTCTGCGAGGATGAGGAGAGCCAAGCCGCATTGGAAGAAAACCTTACCGAGCTGGAGGATGCGTTGGCGCCGTTTTCTCTTCGATCCATTCAGGTTGCCCTTGGGGCAGAAGATCCGGCAGTGGAACTGATCAATCGTCTGCAACCGCATCATGATAATGTTTTTGATGCCCGTGTTTAG
- a CDS encoding methyl-accepting chemotaxis protein, translating into MRFKDLKIANKIYLLFALAVPVMCLVFGMLYWKTSENLYKERYAQVRGQVDTAWELINYFVKESQSGRLDSDQAQFMAKQAVKALRYNGQEYFWINDVTPTMIMHPIKPALDGKDLSSFADPDGVRLFVEMVKVSAQTEGGFVPYRWAKPGHEEPVEKVSYVKRIPEWGWIVGSGLYLDDVKAQTSVMLYGAVGVVGFTILASGIAVLLFARSLSRPIGRTVTMIEEIAKGHLDMRLSMDRHDEIGRMAKSMDMLADSLQHEMIDALQKLAQGNLAFDVVPVDDQDVIRGSLKQLETDLNEIMLQVKQAGEQIAAGANQVSEASQALSHGATTSASSLEEIAASMGELASQTTLNAENAGQARDLSGQASAAAGRGNQCMDQMVSAMEEINASGRNISNIIKVIDEIAFQTNLLALNAAVEAARAGQHGKGFAVVAEEVRNLAARSAKAASETADLIETSVQRAQNGVEIASQTAEALEDIVNGVSKVTDLVAEIAVASNEQADGITQINQGLTQIDDVTQQNTASAEESAASAEELASQAVQLQGVLSRFQLKGNVAIRQVTARPSRQSSSGWGGEFLE; encoded by the coding sequence ATGCGCTTTAAAGATTTGAAAATTGCCAATAAAATTTACCTTCTGTTCGCCCTTGCGGTTCCTGTCATGTGTCTTGTCTTCGGCATGCTCTACTGGAAAACCAGCGAAAACCTCTATAAAGAGCGCTATGCGCAGGTACGAGGGCAAGTGGATACGGCCTGGGAATTGATTAACTACTTTGTCAAGGAGTCACAAAGTGGACGTCTGGATTCAGACCAAGCGCAATTCATGGCGAAGCAGGCGGTGAAGGCATTACGCTACAATGGTCAGGAATATTTCTGGATTAACGATGTCACGCCGACAATGATCATGCATCCGATCAAACCCGCTCTGGACGGTAAAGATCTGTCATCGTTTGCCGATCCTGACGGCGTCAGATTGTTTGTTGAGATGGTTAAAGTGTCAGCTCAAACCGAGGGGGGCTTTGTCCCTTACCGCTGGGCCAAACCGGGGCATGAAGAACCGGTCGAAAAAGTCTCCTATGTCAAGCGCATCCCAGAGTGGGGCTGGATCGTTGGCAGCGGCCTTTATCTGGATGATGTCAAGGCCCAGACCTCTGTCATGCTTTATGGTGCGGTTGGCGTGGTTGGCTTTACCATTCTAGCCAGTGGCATTGCCGTATTACTGTTTGCGCGCAGCCTTTCGCGCCCTATCGGGCGGACGGTGACCATGATTGAGGAAATTGCCAAAGGCCATCTTGACATGCGGCTAAGCATGGACCGCCATGATGAAATTGGCCGGATGGCCAAGTCTATGGATATGCTGGCGGACAGCTTGCAGCATGAAATGATTGATGCTCTGCAGAAACTTGCTCAAGGGAATTTGGCGTTTGATGTGGTGCCGGTGGATGATCAGGATGTGATCCGAGGCTCATTGAAGCAGTTGGAGACCGATCTCAACGAGATCATGTTGCAGGTGAAGCAGGCGGGCGAACAGATTGCTGCCGGTGCTAACCAGGTTTCAGAAGCCAGCCAGGCGTTGTCGCACGGGGCAACCACTTCGGCCAGTTCGCTAGAAGAGATTGCCGCGTCCATGGGTGAGCTGGCATCGCAAACCACCCTCAACGCGGAAAATGCCGGTCAGGCACGCGATTTGTCCGGGCAGGCCAGTGCGGCTGCCGGCCGTGGCAATCAATGTATGGATCAAATGGTGTCGGCGATGGAAGAGATTAATGCTTCCGGTCGCAACATCTCCAATATTATCAAAGTGATTGATGAAATTGCTTTTCAAACCAATTTGCTGGCACTGAATGCTGCCGTTGAAGCGGCCCGAGCCGGTCAACACGGTAAAGGCTTTGCTGTTGTTGCTGAAGAGGTGCGTAATCTGGCGGCGCGTAGTGCCAAAGCAGCCAGCGAGACGGCAGATTTGATTGAAACTTCGGTGCAGCGTGCCCAAAACGGAGTGGAGATTGCTTCTCAGACCGCAGAGGCGCTGGAGGATATTGTCAATGGCGTCAGTAAAGTCACTGATCTGGTCGCAGAAATCGCTGTGGCCAGTAATGAGCAGGCGGATGGCATTACCCAGATCAACCAGGGACTGACCCAAATCGATGATGTGACGCAACAGAACACGGCCAGTGCCGAAGAGAGCGCAGCGAGTGCTGAGGAATTGGCCAGTCAGGCCGTGCAATTACAGGGGGTTCTCAGTCGCTTCCAACTCAAGGGAAATGTCGCAATACGGCAAGTTACTGCCAGACCATCGCGGCAATCCTCTTCTGGATGGGGTGGGGAGTTCCTAGAGTAA
- a CDS encoding flagellin, producing the protein MALTINTNVASLNAQRNLGKSQNDLNQSMQRLSSGLRINSAKDDAAGLAISDRMTAQITGLNQAVRNANDGISLSQTAEGALQESTNILQRIRELAVQSANDTNSSSDRESLQAEVDQLIEELDRIADTTQFNGKNLLDGTMTDATFQVGANAGASQTISFSIDSAETSKLSAVGTVIEAPNGDAVVGTDVSGSAIAAGALVVNGTAIGDTDGTNSSLADAINTAAGENIATAVNVQAIEFTDVDLVAGGATATGSEMTGATAGGGDLTIGDGTTQENVAASADAAELATNIETAATAAGITVTATASESTSGTDLNTWVDVTASAATQVTPNTAVTQALTAADDLNINGTNVGTVATGSGDLAGDIAAAIETAADTAAGGTSDITVSVANSTSGSLGTFNTEVSSSGDTAVYTFTVEGVDMVSATGLNSDTLTAAEFDTAMQGHADVTDNGGGSFTYDDGAGNVFSWTGTAAAGDLTITNSDGSDLTITETFTLNAETVTGGFNNGTTTTDDYYGSLTIDSASGEAIDLTGSSNAAYAGFTGAEDVASADRTFSLTVEGVDLFTGDTDGVTAADIDAAITANADALTAAGVTVSGAAVDGDLELTKADGSTLDIVQTQGDGSAGTQGFTSISNDGTTDSYYGSVTITSDTDFTIAGTSTAASGLTANDYAASGVGTYSVVVGGTSVSVGSGGSTVTAQDVVDAINNDATLDAAGYSAALTDEGAVEISLEGGASFTLSESIDADGNTVEDATAAQGLADIDASDTTLDGQISLDSTSDISIEEVTDGALASAGLSAVGNATTTIDQVDVSTREGATTAISSVDAALAQIDTIRGDLGAVQNRFESTIANLQNVSENLSAARSRILDADIAEETSNMTKQNILQQAGVSILAQANQAPQLALSLLG; encoded by the coding sequence ATGGCATTAACAATTAACACTAACGTTGCATCCCTTAACGCTCAACGTAACCTGGGCAAATCTCAAAACGATCTCAACCAATCCATGCAGCGCCTGTCTTCAGGTCTGCGTATCAACAGCGCGAAAGATGATGCTGCCGGTCTGGCGATCTCTGACCGTATGACTGCTCAGATCACAGGTCTGAACCAAGCGGTACGTAACGCCAACGACGGTATCTCCCTGTCGCAAACTGCTGAAGGTGCACTGCAAGAGAGTACCAACATCCTGCAGCGTATTCGTGAGCTGGCTGTTCAGTCTGCGAACGATACCAACAGCTCTTCTGACCGTGAGTCTCTGCAAGCTGAGGTTGATCAGCTGATCGAAGAACTTGATCGTATCGCAGATACCACTCAGTTCAACGGTAAGAACCTGCTCGACGGCACCATGACTGACGCGACTTTCCAAGTCGGCGCCAACGCCGGTGCTAGCCAAACAATCTCCTTCAGCATTGACAGTGCAGAAACCAGCAAGCTGAGTGCTGTTGGTACTGTCATTGAAGCTCCTAACGGTGATGCTGTTGTAGGTACTGATGTTAGTGGCAGTGCAATTGCTGCTGGTGCTCTCGTTGTGAATGGCACGGCAATTGGAGACACTGACGGGACAAACTCAAGTTTGGCTGACGCGATCAACACCGCTGCTGGCGAAAACATCGCAACGGCTGTAAACGTCCAGGCTATTGAATTTACAGATGTTGACTTGGTCGCTGGTGGTGCAACAGCAACTGGGAGCGAGATGACTGGTGCAACTGCAGGTGGTGGTGATCTGACTATCGGTGATGGTACCACTCAAGAAAATGTAGCTGCTTCTGCGGATGCTGCAGAATTAGCTACAAATATTGAAACTGCAGCAACCGCAGCCGGTATCACTGTTACGGCAACCGCGTCAGAAAGTACATCAGGTACAGATCTGAATACTTGGGTTGACGTCACTGCTTCTGCGGCTACTCAGGTCACTCCAAATACTGCTGTAACTCAGGCGTTAACCGCTGCAGATGATTTGAATATCAATGGAACAAATGTTGGCACGGTGGCGACTGGTAGTGGCGATTTGGCTGGCGATATCGCAGCTGCAATCGAAACAGCTGCTGATACTGCAGCAGGTGGTACTTCTGATATCACTGTTTCAGTTGCAAATTCTACAAGTGGGTCCCTTGGCACCTTTAATACTGAGGTATCCAGTAGTGGTGATACTGCAGTATATACCTTTACGGTCGAGGGTGTTGATATGGTGTCAGCCACTGGACTGAACTCTGATACCTTGACCGCTGCTGAATTTGATACAGCGATGCAGGGTCATGCAGATGTTACTGACAATGGCGGTGGTTCATTTACTTATGATGATGGTGCAGGAAATGTTTTCAGTTGGACGGGAACAGCAGCAGCTGGCGATTTGACTATTACTAATTCTGATGGTTCCGACCTGACAATAACAGAAACCTTTACCCTCAACGCCGAGACAGTAACAGGTGGCTTTAACAACGGAACTACTACCACAGATGACTACTATGGCTCATTAACTATTGATAGCGCCTCTGGTGAGGCTATTGATCTGACCGGTAGCAGTAATGCTGCGTATGCAGGATTCACTGGAGCTGAAGATGTTGCTTCTGCTGATCGCACTTTCTCATTGACTGTTGAAGGCGTAGATCTGTTCACAGGCGATACTGATGGCGTGACAGCCGCAGACATTGATGCGGCCATTACTGCTAATGCAGATGCCTTGACAGCGGCAGGTGTGACGGTTTCCGGTGCTGCCGTTGATGGGGATCTGGAGCTCACCAAAGCAGATGGGAGCACCTTGGATATCGTTCAGACCCAAGGTGATGGTTCCGCAGGAACCCAGGGCTTTACTTCGATCAGCAACGATGGCACAACCGATAGCTACTATGGTTCAGTTACAATCACCAGCGACACTGATTTTACAATCGCTGGGACTAGTACTGCTGCATCGGGTCTTACTGCCAATGATTATGCAGCGAGTGGTGTAGGAACTTACAGTGTTGTTGTTGGTGGAACTTCTGTTTCAGTTGGTTCCGGCGGTTCAACCGTAACGGCACAAGATGTTGTCGATGCTATCAACAACGATGCCACTTTGGATGCTGCTGGTTACTCAGCCGCACTGACTGATGAAGGTGCAGTAGAAATTTCACTCGAAGGTGGAGCTAGCTTTACTTTGTCAGAGAGTATCGATGCAGACGGTAACACCGTTGAAGATGCCACTGCTGCACAAGGTCTTGCAGACATCGATGCGAGCGATACAACGCTTGATGGTCAGATCTCCCTTGATAGCACTTCTGACATTTCTATTGAAGAAGTAACTGATGGTGCTCTGGCTTCTGCAGGTCTGTCTGCTGTTGGTAACGCAACTACCACGATCGATCAAGTTGATGTCTCGACTCGTGAGGGTGCAACAACGGCGATCAGCTCTGTTGATGCCGCTCTGGCTCAAATCGACACTATCCGTGGTGACCTCGGTGCGGTTCAAAACCGTTTCGAATCTACCATCGCTAACCTGCAGAACGTTTCCGAGAACCTCTCGGCTGCTCGTTCACGGATCCTCGACGCGGATATCGCTGAAGAGACTTCCAACATGACCAAGCAGAACATCCTGCAGCAGGCCGGTGTTTCGATTCTGGCCCAGGCCAACCAAGCACCTCAGCTGGCTTTGAGTCTGCTGGGTTAA
- a CDS encoding EscU/YscU/HrcU family type III secretion system export apparatus switch protein — protein MSDTIKKAVAVKYDKDLADAPLIVASGKGQLAENIIRAAEQAGLEISHDPDLVELLAKIPVGSEIPPELYQAVAEILAYVYRVNKNHKEHR, from the coding sequence ATGAGCGACACGATAAAAAAAGCCGTTGCCGTAAAGTATGACAAAGATCTGGCGGATGCACCGTTAATCGTCGCCAGTGGAAAAGGGCAATTGGCTGAAAATATTATCCGTGCCGCGGAACAGGCCGGTCTCGAAATTTCTCATGATCCGGACCTTGTCGAACTGTTGGCAAAAATTCCCGTTGGGTCCGAAATCCCTCCTGAACTTTATCAAGCCGTTGCAGAGATTCTTGCTTACGTTTATCGCGTTAATAAGAATCATAAAGAACATCGTTAA
- the fliS gene encoding flagellar export chaperone FliS: MNTYTQQYQQNQILTASPEQILIMLYDGAIRFTRQAMAGIEAGNKQQRREGISRAMAIVSEFANTLDHNIGGEIAENLDGLYAFMNRQLSEANLDENIEKLKVVEHLLTDLRQTWSEAISIARQEAAGRTAASQQSEIPENYKPLSAAG, from the coding sequence ATGAATACTTATACCCAACAGTATCAACAGAATCAGATTCTTACGGCGTCACCGGAGCAGATCCTGATTATGCTGTATGATGGGGCGATTCGCTTTACCCGCCAGGCTATGGCTGGCATTGAAGCTGGAAATAAGCAGCAGCGCCGTGAAGGGATCAGTAGAGCGATGGCGATTGTCTCTGAATTTGCCAATACGCTGGATCATAATATTGGCGGTGAAATTGCTGAGAACCTTGATGGGCTTTATGCCTTTATGAACCGCCAACTCAGCGAGGCGAATCTTGATGAAAACATCGAAAAGCTTAAGGTCGTCGAACATCTCTTGACGGATCTGCGTCAGACCTGGTCCGAGGCAATCTCGATTGCCCGTCAAGAGGCCGCAGGTCGTACTGCTGCATCGCAGCAATCAGAGATCCCTGAAAACTATAAGCCGTTGAGTGCTGCTGGCTAG